One window of the Eucalyptus grandis isolate ANBG69807.140 chromosome 8, ASM1654582v1, whole genome shotgun sequence genome contains the following:
- the LOC104416159 gene encoding caffeic acid 3-O-methyltransferase codes for MSLDETLAVTTAQEDEEYLFAFKQNMISCVPLVLKATIELGILKLLCESTAQLSPTQIASRLSIKNPNAGGTIDRILRLLASFSFLSCTLTQDKAGRPERMYGLGPLSKYYVSEEGASMAPWLLLLFDEVSLRSWFYLKDAVIQGEGDPFKLANGTTLFDYTGIDSRYNNHFNNAMKCLSTIFMGKIMDTYHGFENAKTVVDVGGGVGECLKLILSKHPHLRGINFDLPNVVKNGLSYPGLEHVGGSFVDDPIPKGDILLAKWQFHSFTDEFVIQLLKKCWNALPASGKVVIIDPVSPEYPGTDLVTRATFTSDMVMLALPPGGKDRTLREVEVVAHAAGFSSPKVGCQVLHMWALELYKTA; via the exons ATGAGTTTGGACGAAACCCTAGCGGTCACCACCGCCCAAGAAGACGAAGAGTACTTGTTCGCTTTCAAACAAAATATGATCTCGTGCGTTCCACTGGTCCTGAAGGCCACCATCGAGCTCGGCATCCTCAAGCTCTTGTGTGAGAGCACTGCTCAGCTCTCGCCCACCCAGATTGCGTCCCGCCTCTCCATCAAGAACCCCAATGCCGGTGGCACCATCGACCGCATCCTGCGTTTGCTCGCcagcttctctttcctctcgtGCACCCTCACGCAGGACAAAGCCGGACGGCCTGAGAGGATGTACGGCCTGGGCCCCTTGAGCAAGTACTACGTGAGCGAGGAAGGCGCTAGCATGGCGCCATGGTTGCTTTTACTCTTTGACGAGGTTTCCCTGAGATCGTG GTTTTACTTAAAAGATGCAGTGATTCAAGGAGAAGGCGACCCTTTCAAGCTGGCGAACGGCACGACCCTCTTCGACTACACCGGGATAGACTCGAGGTACAACAACCACTTCAACAATGCCATGAAGTGTTTGTCTACCATTTTCATGGGCAAAATCATGGACACTTACCACGGATTTGAGAATGCCAAAACAGTCGTTGACGTTGGCGGCGGTGTTGGCGAATGCCTTAAGCTTATACTCTCCAAGCACCCCCACCTCCGGGGCATAAACTTCGACCTGCCCAATGTTGTCAAAAATGGGCTTTCTTATCCTG GTTTGGAGCATGTAGGAGGGAGCTTTGTGGATGATCCCATCCCAAAAGGAGACATCCTCTTAGCAAAG TGGCAATTCCATAGTTTCACGGACGAGTTCGTCATACAGCTCCTGAAGAAATGCTGGAACGCGTTGCCGGCATCGGGCAAGGTGGTGATCATAGACCCAGTCAGCCCGGAATACCCAGGGACGGATCTAGTGACCCGGGCCACCTTCACTTCCGACATGGTCATGCTGGCCTTGCCCCCTGGAGGGAAAGATCGGACGCTGAGGGAAGTCGAGGTCGTGGCCCACGCGGCCGGGTTCAGCTCTCCGAAAGTGGGCTGCCAAGTCCTCCACATGTGGGCGCTCGAGCTATATAAAACCGCCTAA